In one window of Streptomyces roseofulvus DNA:
- a CDS encoding amino acid permease, giving the protein MTGRVLTRGLRRRHLAMIALGGAIGAGLFVGSGVGIAAAGPGILVSYVLAGALTVLVMRMLGDLSAERPVTGSFAEHARRAFGGWAGLLAGWMYWALLVVSVAAEAIGAARIAHGWLPAVPPWAWVAVFMTVFTAANLTGVRRFGELEFWFAGLKIAAIAAFLLLGAAALAGLVGGVAAPGTAHLTGAGGFLPHGWHGVAVGMVAAVFAFGGLETVTIAAAECEDPAGAVRTGVRAVMWRVAVCYLGSMAVIVALVPWNAPGVADGPYTAVMERIGVPGAADVMSAVVLVALLSAMNANIYGSSRMLYALVDRGDAPPALGRVRAGVPHTAVLASAAFGFASVVLSLLWPRTVFPFLLNSIGAAILIVWALIAGAHLRLRGPSAASLTALAGIGAVLLFMLGDPASRIQLLTTGGWAAALLVWAAVRRRWRTAPGTGPLPSR; this is encoded by the coding sequence ATGACGGGGCGGGTACTGACGCGCGGGCTGCGCCGGAGACATCTGGCGATGATCGCGCTCGGCGGGGCCATCGGCGCCGGGCTCTTCGTGGGCTCGGGAGTGGGGATCGCGGCCGCCGGGCCGGGCATCCTCGTCTCGTACGTCCTCGCCGGCGCGCTCACCGTGCTGGTGATGCGGATGCTCGGCGACCTCTCCGCCGAGCGGCCGGTCACCGGCTCCTTCGCCGAACACGCCCGGCGGGCCTTCGGCGGCTGGGCCGGCCTGCTCGCCGGCTGGATGTACTGGGCGCTGCTCGTCGTCAGCGTCGCCGCCGAGGCGATCGGCGCGGCCCGCATCGCGCACGGCTGGCTCCCCGCCGTGCCGCCGTGGGCGTGGGTCGCCGTCTTCATGACCGTCTTCACCGCAGCCAACCTGACCGGCGTACGCCGCTTCGGCGAGCTGGAGTTCTGGTTCGCCGGCCTGAAGATCGCCGCCATCGCGGCCTTCCTGCTCCTCGGCGCCGCCGCCCTGGCCGGCCTCGTCGGCGGCGTCGCCGCACCCGGCACCGCGCACCTCACCGGCGCCGGCGGCTTCCTGCCGCACGGCTGGCACGGCGTCGCCGTCGGCATGGTCGCCGCCGTCTTCGCCTTCGGCGGCCTGGAGACCGTCACCATCGCCGCCGCCGAGTGCGAGGACCCGGCCGGCGCCGTCCGCACCGGCGTCCGCGCCGTCATGTGGCGGGTGGCCGTCTGCTACCTCGGCTCGATGGCCGTCATCGTGGCCCTCGTCCCGTGGAACGCGCCCGGCGTCGCCGACGGCCCGTACACCGCCGTCATGGAGCGGATCGGCGTCCCGGGCGCCGCCGACGTCATGAGCGCCGTCGTCCTCGTCGCCCTGCTCTCCGCGATGAACGCCAACATCTACGGCTCCTCCCGCATGCTGTACGCCCTCGTCGACCGCGGCGACGCCCCGCCCGCCCTCGGCCGCGTCCGCGCCGGCGTCCCGCACACGGCCGTCCTCGCCTCGGCCGCCTTCGGCTTCGCCTCGGTGGTGCTCAGCCTGCTGTGGCCGCGCACGGTCTTCCCGTTCCTGCTCAACTCGATCGGCGCGGCCATCCTGATCGTGTGGGCCCTGATCGCCGGCGCGCACCTGCGCCTGCGCGGCCCCTCGGCCGCCTCGCTCACCGCGCTCGCCGGCATCGGGGCCGTCCTGCTCTTCATGCTCGGCGACCCCGCGAGCCGCATCCAGCTGCTCACCACCGGCGGGTGGGCGGCGGCGCTGCTGGTGTGGGCGGCGGTCAGGCGCCGGTGGCGTACCGCGCCAGGAACAGGTCCACTCCCGAGCCGATGA
- a CDS encoding MBL fold metallo-hydrolase, whose amino-acid sequence MTVTATYVGTATLLLRVGGLTILTDPAFDPAPADHPGARPLRRTAGPALTPAELPPLDLVLLSHDQHADNLDVSGREVLAGAPLVLTTPEAADRLGGRAVGLAPWRSHTLPTPDGAGLTVTAVPARHGPEGTEHVTGPVTGFVLTHEDRTLYVSGDTTRHRALDELATRFAVDTAFLHLGDAHFPSTGDRSFSLSAREGAALARTLGARTVVPLHYEGWTHFTEPRAVIEAAFPPPGTGSPYLRFLRPGVAESV is encoded by the coding sequence GTGACGGTCACCGCCACCTACGTCGGCACGGCGACGCTCCTCCTCCGGGTGGGCGGGCTCACGATCCTCACGGACCCGGCCTTCGACCCCGCCCCGGCGGACCACCCCGGCGCCCGCCCCCTCCGCCGCACCGCGGGCCCGGCGCTCACCCCCGCCGAACTGCCGCCCCTCGACCTGGTCCTCCTCTCCCACGACCAGCACGCCGACAACCTCGACGTCTCCGGCCGCGAGGTGCTGGCCGGCGCCCCGCTGGTCCTGACCACCCCGGAGGCGGCGGACCGGCTGGGCGGCCGAGCGGTGGGCCTGGCGCCCTGGCGGTCCCACACCCTCCCCACGCCCGACGGCGCCGGGCTCACCGTCACCGCCGTCCCGGCCCGCCACGGCCCCGAGGGCACGGAGCACGTCACGGGCCCCGTCACCGGCTTCGTCCTCACCCACGAGGACAGGACCCTCTACGTCTCCGGCGACACCACCCGCCACCGCGCCCTCGACGAACTGGCCACCCGCTTCGCCGTCGACACGGCCTTCCTGCACCTGGGCGACGCGCACTTCCCCAGCACGGGCGACCGTTCCTTCTCCCTCAGCGCGCGGGAGGGCGCGGCGCTGGCCCGCACCCTGGGCGCCCGCACGGTCGTCCCCCTCCACTACGAGGGCTGGACCCACTTCACCGAACCCCGCGCCGTCATCGAGGCCGCGTTCCCGCCGCCCGGCACGGGCTCCCCCTACCTCCGCTTCCTCCGGCCGGGCGTGGCGGAGAGCGTCTGA
- a CDS encoding DUF2087 domain-containing protein: MSSHPSPRPVAELFSADGRLIAIPRRPARRAALLAHLAETLFESGRVYRETEVNEALKTVHEDYPALRRYLVVGGLLARTKDGAAYHRQQSTPATGGAIPAVA, encoded by the coding sequence ATGAGCAGTCATCCCTCCCCCCGGCCCGTCGCGGAGCTCTTCTCCGCCGACGGCCGCCTCATCGCGATCCCGCGCCGCCCGGCCCGCCGTGCGGCGCTCCTCGCCCACCTCGCCGAGACCCTCTTCGAGTCCGGCCGCGTCTACCGCGAGACCGAGGTCAACGAGGCCCTCAAGACGGTCCACGAGGACTACCCCGCGCTCCGCCGCTACCTGGTCGTCGGCGGCCTGCTCGCCCGGACGAAGGACGGCGCGGCCTACCACCGACAGCAGTCGACCCCGGCCACCGGAGGCGCGATCCCCGCCGTCGCGTGA
- a CDS encoding MFS transporter, translating to MTAGTAGTAGAVADATGTGVQGRGAALAALAAPAAAGVSGPALVVPEAAASLGVSVATATWLLTAFGIGMAAGTPLLTAAGRRGGPGGTLRAAAALVVAGTALVLLVPGFAAVLAGRALLAAGAAGFNVAAFQLAGRDRSGRSAGLVAIGSATGGTAGLFGGAAIAAGVDWRAALVLPVLSLAVLGWVRSPGAPTPDAAGPRRARGGTAAVLRSPAFLSCAGLVLALSTVNFGLMYAGPRRAGELAGWGVVETGAYAAVAALAGALLSWVLVRARARWWVLACGGALAVALAAGGPRAWVVLLGSGVSSLATAAGQGLLTGASTEGLPEELHDTAVGLFNFAFLVGVAAGPALASTLY from the coding sequence GTGACGGCCGGGACCGCCGGGACCGCCGGGGCGGTCGCCGACGCGACGGGGACCGGCGTACAGGGGCGGGGCGCGGCGCTCGCCGCCCTCGCCGCGCCCGCCGCGGCCGGGGTGTCCGGGCCCGCGCTCGTCGTGCCCGAGGCCGCGGCCTCGCTCGGCGTGTCCGTCGCCACCGCCACCTGGCTCCTGACGGCCTTCGGGATCGGCATGGCCGCCGGGACGCCGCTGCTCACCGCCGCCGGGCGGCGCGGCGGGCCGGGCGGGACGCTGCGGGCGGCGGCGGCGCTCGTCGTCGCCGGGACGGCGCTCGTCCTCCTCGTCCCGGGCTTCGCCGCCGTCCTGGCCGGACGGGCGCTGCTCGCGGCCGGCGCCGCCGGGTTCAACGTGGCGGCCTTCCAGCTCGCCGGCCGGGACCGGAGCGGACGGTCCGCCGGGCTCGTCGCCATCGGCAGCGCGACGGGCGGGACCGCCGGACTCTTCGGCGGGGCGGCGATCGCGGCGGGCGTCGACTGGCGGGCGGCGCTGGTGCTGCCCGTGCTGAGCCTGGCCGTGCTCGGGTGGGTGCGGAGCCCTGGCGCGCCCACCCCCGACGCCGCGGGACCGCGCCGGGCCCGCGGCGGGACGGCGGCGGTCCTCCGCTCCCCCGCCTTCCTCTCCTGCGCCGGACTCGTGCTGGCGCTCTCCACCGTCAACTTCGGGCTCATGTACGCCGGGCCCCGCCGGGCCGGGGAGCTGGCCGGGTGGGGGGTCGTGGAGACCGGGGCGTACGCCGCCGTCGCCGCGCTCGCCGGGGCGCTGCTGTCCTGGGTGCTCGTCCGGGCGCGGGCCCGGTGGTGGGTCCTGGCCTGCGGGGGCGCCCTCGCCGTCGCGCTCGCCGCAGGCGGGCCCCGGGCCTGGGTGGTGCTGCTCGGGTCCGGGGTGAGCTCGCTCGCGACGGCCGCCGGGCAGGGACTGCTCACCGGCGCCTCCACGGAGGGGCTGCCCGAGGAGCTGCACGACACCGCCGTCGGCCTCTTCAACTTCGCGTTCCTGGTGGGCGTGGCCGCCGGCCCGGCGCTCGCCTCCACCCTGTACTGA
- a CDS encoding NADPH-dependent FMN reductase translates to MTATVLAISGSLRADSHNTLLLHAARKFNPGGLDIEIYEDLREIPPYDQDLDHPDRRPAAVAELRRRVAEADGILIATPEFNYSIPGVLKNALDWVSTDWTRTEGLPLHRKPIAILGAAPTNFGTVRAQLALRQVFVWTDSDVVVKPEVHLFRSHERFDADGTLTDETSIGLLQDLLTALKSRIEARS, encoded by the coding sequence ATGACCGCGACCGTGCTGGCCATCTCCGGCTCGCTCCGCGCCGACTCGCACAACACGCTCCTGCTGCACGCCGCCCGCAAGTTCAACCCCGGCGGCCTCGACATCGAGATCTACGAGGACCTCCGCGAGATCCCCCCGTACGACCAGGACCTCGACCACCCCGACCGCCGGCCGGCCGCCGTGGCGGAGCTGCGCCGGCGGGTCGCGGAGGCGGACGGGATCCTCATCGCCACGCCCGAGTTCAACTACTCGATCCCCGGCGTCCTGAAGAACGCGCTCGACTGGGTCTCCACCGACTGGACCCGCACCGAGGGCCTGCCGCTGCACCGCAAGCCGATCGCGATCCTCGGCGCCGCGCCGACCAACTTCGGCACCGTGCGCGCCCAGTTGGCGCTGCGGCAGGTCTTCGTCTGGACCGACAGCGACGTCGTGGTGAAGCCGGAGGTGCACCTCTTCCGCTCGCACGAGCGCTTCGACGCGGACGGCACGCTGACGGACGAGACCTCGATCGGCCTCCTCCAGGACCTCCTGACCGCCCTCAAGTCCCGGATCGAGGCCCGGTCGTGA
- a CDS encoding TetR/AcrR family transcriptional regulator, with translation MAASKDVLDEYGIPVIPDPADAASRKRQAIIDAALTEFLAEGYSAASMDAITARSAVSKATIYKHFGSKERLFLAVIGGVLPKTYADLEPTNSTIAAAPDLRSALLKLTTDWARILLRPDIMSLRRLVIGEIDRFPQLGQLWYRVSYDMNNGPLVEAFTELHERGVLDAPDPKLAVQQLVAATVGVPQLVRTFSPDAEIEEAELERIIGSGVDLFLARYATGA, from the coding sequence ATGGCCGCCAGCAAGGACGTCCTCGACGAGTACGGGATCCCGGTCATCCCGGACCCCGCCGACGCGGCCTCGCGGAAGCGGCAGGCGATCATCGACGCGGCGCTGACGGAGTTCCTGGCGGAGGGGTACTCGGCCGCGTCGATGGACGCGATCACGGCCCGGTCCGCGGTGTCGAAGGCGACGATCTACAAGCACTTCGGCAGCAAGGAGCGGCTGTTCCTGGCGGTCATCGGCGGGGTGCTGCCGAAGACGTACGCGGATCTGGAGCCGACCAACTCGACCATCGCCGCCGCCCCCGACCTGCGGTCCGCGCTGCTGAAGCTGACGACCGACTGGGCGCGGATCCTGCTGCGGCCGGACATCATGTCGCTGCGGCGGCTCGTCATCGGTGAGATCGACCGGTTCCCGCAGCTCGGCCAGCTCTGGTACCGCGTCAGCTACGACATGAACAACGGGCCGCTGGTCGAGGCGTTCACCGAGCTGCACGAGCGCGGCGTCCTCGACGCGCCGGACCCGAAGCTGGCGGTGCAGCAGCTGGTCGCGGCGACGGTCGGGGTGCCGCAGCTCGTGCGGACCTTCTCCCCGGACGCGGAGATCGAGGAGGCCGAGCTGGAGCGGATCATCGGCTCGGGAGTGGACCTGTTCCTGGCGCGGTACGCCACCGGCGCCTGA
- a CDS encoding maleylpyruvate isomerase family mycothiol-dependent enzyme, whose translation MCTERDPWLPDRLLRTERDLLMPLLRRTPEEAYELRTACPGWTARQVLAHCAAALVRIVEGRLEEGVFLPECNARDVAERADWPLGRILDELERGLTEAGPVIAEHEDGRLDAVALGEWVHAGDVREAFGEPGAYCGEALALALPLLSVTSRRRETPRLVGRLADHAEEVALGNAIEGRPPARFDGDAATLIRIYAGRPLVRTRYALTGATEQELLIYR comes from the coding sequence ATGTGTACCGAACGCGACCCCTGGCTCCCGGACCGGCTCCTGCGGACCGAGCGGGACCTGCTGATGCCGCTGCTGCGCCGCACCCCCGAGGAGGCGTACGAGCTCCGCACCGCCTGCCCCGGCTGGACCGCCCGGCAGGTCCTCGCGCACTGCGCGGCGGCGCTGGTCCGGATCGTGGAGGGCCGCCTCGAAGAGGGCGTCTTCCTCCCCGAGTGCAACGCCCGCGACGTCGCCGAGCGCGCGGACTGGCCGCTCGGCCGGATCCTCGACGAGCTGGAACGCGGCCTCACCGAGGCCGGACCGGTGATCGCGGAACACGAGGACGGGCGGCTCGACGCGGTGGCGCTCGGCGAGTGGGTGCACGCCGGGGACGTCCGCGAGGCCTTCGGCGAGCCCGGCGCGTACTGCGGCGAGGCCCTGGCCCTCGCCCTCCCGCTGCTCTCCGTCACCAGCCGCAGGCGGGAGACCCCGCGCCTGGTCGGGCGGCTCGCCGACCACGCGGAGGAGGTGGCCCTCGGCAACGCGATCGAGGGCCGGCCGCCCGCCCGCTTCGACGGCGACGCCGCCACCCTCATCCGCATCTACGCGGGCCGCCCCCTGGTCCGCACCCGGTACGCCCTCACCGGCGCCACCGAGCAGGAACTGCTGATCTACCGCTGA
- a CDS encoding cupin domain-containing protein, which produces MSYPDPASYPDARYFGDEGEISARFRPADTPPDYVATGVAPAAYHYLSTTLSTQGEYGLYRVDMGPESAGPATHFHKAMSEAFFVLSGTIRLFDGERWVDARSGDHLYVPVGGLHAFRNESGEPASMLMLFAPGAPREEYFERIGDLAAMSEQDRAAFQVKHDSFFV; this is translated from the coding sequence ATGTCCTACCCCGATCCCGCGTCCTACCCCGATGCCCGCTACTTCGGCGACGAGGGCGAGATCAGCGCCCGCTTCCGGCCCGCCGACACCCCGCCCGACTACGTGGCCACGGGCGTCGCGCCCGCCGCGTACCACTACCTCTCCACCACGCTCTCCACGCAGGGCGAGTACGGCCTCTACCGGGTGGACATGGGGCCCGAGTCGGCCGGGCCGGCCACCCACTTCCACAAGGCGATGTCGGAGGCGTTCTTCGTGCTCTCGGGCACGATCCGGCTCTTCGACGGGGAGCGCTGGGTCGACGCCCGCTCCGGCGACCACCTCTACGTGCCGGTCGGCGGGCTGCACGCCTTCCGGAACGAGTCCGGGGAGCCCGCGTCGATGCTGATGCTGTTCGCGCCGGGCGCGCCCCGGGAGGAGTACTTCGAGCGGATCGGCGACCTGGCGGCGATGAGCGAGCAGGACCGGGCCGCGTTCCAGGTGAAGCACGACAGCTTCTTCGTCTGA
- a CDS encoding LysE family transporter, producing MTAAVVAGLLAGYGIAIPVGAVGAHLVAVAARSPWRTAAGAALGIATADGVYALVAVVGGAALVPLLAPVAAPLRWVSAGVLLVLAAASARTALRAHRAGTPPGERPVTAPHRAFWTFLGITVLNPMTVLYFTALVLGGHATTGPAEGAVFVAAAFAASASWQLLLASTGTLLGHALTGARARLLTGLASSGLIAVLAVGLVV from the coding sequence GTGACCGCCGCGGTGGTGGCCGGCCTGCTGGCCGGCTACGGCATCGCGATCCCGGTGGGCGCCGTCGGCGCGCACCTGGTGGCGGTCGCGGCCCGCAGCCCGTGGCGTACGGCGGCGGGCGCGGCGCTCGGCATCGCGACGGCCGACGGGGTGTACGCCCTCGTCGCGGTCGTCGGCGGGGCGGCGCTCGTGCCGCTCCTCGCGCCGGTGGCGGCGCCCCTGCGCTGGGTGTCCGCGGGCGTCCTGCTGGTCCTCGCGGCGGCCTCGGCCCGTACCGCGCTCCGCGCCCACCGCGCCGGGACCCCGCCCGGCGAACGGCCGGTGACGGCCCCGCACCGGGCCTTCTGGACCTTCCTCGGGATCACGGTCCTGAACCCCATGACGGTCCTCTACTTCACGGCCCTCGTCCTCGGCGGCCACGCCACGACGGGCCCGGCCGAAGGGGCCGTCTTCGTCGCCGCGGCCTTCGCCGCCTCGGCGAGCTGGCAGCTCCTCCTCGCCTCCACCGGCACGCTCCTCGGCCACGCCCTGACGGGCGCCCGCGCCCGGCTCCTCACGGGCCTGGCGTCGAGCGGCCTGATCGCGGTCCTCGCGGTGGGGCTGGTGGTCTGA